A region of Candidatus Poribacteria bacterium DNA encodes the following proteins:
- a CDS encoding mandelate racemase/muconate lactonizing enzyme family protein — MKITDVQTFIVGNPWKNWVFIKLHTDDGVYGVGEATSHRKAKTAETAVIEMRRYYLGRDPFNTEEIYEELTKGSAPFYVKAAVDMACWDIIGKTVQLPVYQLIGGAYRNRIRAYANGWYQVDRIPEAFAEKAKAVVEKGYTALKFDPFGNAYGRIAPSEIDLSIDIIAAVREEVGPNVELLIEGHGRFDPLLSVKIGRRLEAFDPGWFEEPVRSPQIDDLAFIASKLPFPIAAGEGLSGKEAFMELLDRKAAQVIQPDPIPAGGITEMKKICAIAHAYHVSVAPHNAQGPVCTAACLHIDASTPNVMIQEVFEDFATPFAEKIVDYPIEIKDGDVIIPDRPGLGIDLDEAEMTKYPYDESYFLDMYGEGGWEKRNLGNA, encoded by the coding sequence CCATCGCAAGGCGAAAACAGCAGAGACCGCCGTCATTGAGATGCGCCGCTATTACCTCGGTCGCGATCCTTTCAATACGGAAGAAATTTACGAAGAACTTACAAAGGGAAGTGCCCCTTTCTATGTCAAAGCAGCGGTGGATATGGCGTGTTGGGATATCATCGGTAAGACAGTTCAGCTACCAGTTTACCAACTGATCGGTGGGGCATATCGCAATCGGATCCGCGCCTATGCTAACGGCTGGTATCAGGTGGACCGTATCCCTGAAGCATTTGCCGAGAAAGCCAAAGCGGTTGTCGAGAAGGGCTATACTGCACTTAAATTCGATCCCTTTGGAAACGCTTACGGACGAATTGCCCCTAGCGAGATTGACCTTTCAATCGATATCATTGCGGCGGTGCGGGAGGAAGTCGGTCCCAATGTAGAACTACTCATCGAAGGACATGGGCGTTTCGATCCGCTGCTCAGCGTCAAGATTGGGCGCAGACTAGAGGCGTTTGATCCGGGCTGGTTTGAGGAACCGGTGCGCTCACCACAAATAGACGACCTCGCTTTCATCGCCTCTAAGCTGCCGTTTCCCATTGCGGCAGGCGAAGGGTTATCCGGCAAAGAAGCATTTATGGAACTGCTGGATCGGAAGGCAGCGCAGGTGATTCAGCCGGATCCCATCCCCGCAGGCGGCATCACAGAGATGAAGAAGATCTGTGCCATCGCACACGCTTATCATGTGTCCGTCGCACCCCACAACGCACAAGGTCCTGTCTGTACCGCTGCTTGTCTCCATATCGATGCATCAACCCCAAATGTTATGATTCAAGAGGTATTTGAGGACTTTGCGACACCCTTCGCTGAAAAGATTGTTGATTATCCGATAGAGATCAAAGATGGTGATGTCATCATTCCGGACCGCCCCGGTTTGGGGATAGATCTCGACGAAGCAGAGATGACAAAATACCCCTATGATGAATCATACTTCTTGGATATGTACGGGGAAGGTGGCTGGGAGAAGCGAAATTTGGGCAACGCATAA